A single Ziziphus jujuba cultivar Dongzao chromosome 11, ASM3175591v1 DNA region contains:
- the LOC107432046 gene encoding leucine-rich repeat receptor-like protein kinase PXC1, whose product MNTKAHPLLSSLASLVFSVFFLSHVALSSSSPSLNDTQSLTHFRLQTDSHGNLLTNWSGSDACAASWRGVRCFSGRVIALFLPSLNLRGPLDSLAPLDQLRVLDLHDNRLNGTVSPLLNCTNLKLLYLAGNDLSGDMPSDISSLRRLLRLDLSDNNIRGEIPKGLSNLTRLLTLRLQNNLLSGKIPDLSSSLVNLKELNLTNNELYGSLPDNLLKKYGEGSFYGNEGLCGSNPLPTCSFTATPSSEDPAQTVPSNPSSLPQAPIIGETKKHSRKGLSPGAIVAIVIANCVALLVIISFVVAHFCARDRSSNSMVGSENGKRRRSGSSYGSEKRVYANGGADSDGTNATDRSKLVFFDRRKPFELEDLLRASAEMLGKGSLGTVYKAVLDDGSTVAVKRLKDANPCARKDFEQYMDVIGKLKHPNIVRLRAYYYAKEEKLLVYDYLPNGSLHSLLHGNRGPGRIPLDWTTRISLVLGAARGLAKIHEEYSDSKIPHGNVKSSNVLLDKNGVACFSDFGLSLLLNPVHAIARLGGYRAPEQAEVKRLSQKADVYSFGVLLLEVLTGRAPSQYPSPTRPRVEEEEQAVDLPKWVRSVVKEEWTGEVFDQELLRYKNIEEELVSMLHVGLACVVPQPEKRPSMAEVTKMIEDIRVEQSPLGEDYDESRNSLSPSLATTEDGLP is encoded by the exons ATGAACACTAAAGCTCATCCTCTGCTTTCTTCCTTAGCCTCTCTggttttctctgttttcttcttGTCCCATGTAgctctatcttcttcttctccttcgcTCAACGACACACAATCTCTCACCCACTTTCGCCTCCAGACCGATTCACATGGCAACCTCCTCACCAACTGGAGTGGCTCCGACGCCTGTGCTGCTTCTTGGCGTGGAGTCCGATGCTTCAGTGGCAGAGTCATCGCGCTTTTCCTTCCGTCTCTCAATCTCAGAGGTCCTCTCGACTCGCTCGCGCCGCTTGACCAGCTTCGAGTTCTCGACCTCCACGATAATCGCTTGAACGGCACCGTTTCGCCTCTACTCAACTGCACCAACCTCAAGCTTCTCTACCTCGCCGGAAACGACCTCTCTGGAGATATGCCTTCTGATATCTCCTCTCTAAGACGGCTGCTCCGGCTCGACCTCTCCGATAACAACATTCGCGGTGAGATCCCAAAGGGGCTCTCCAATTTGACCCGACTCCTCACGCTTCGGCTCCAGAACAATTTGCTTTCGGGGAAAATTCCCGACCTGTCTTCGTCGCTCGTAAATCTCAAAGAACTGAACTTGACGAACAACGAGCTATATGGAAGCTTACCAGACAATTTGTTGAAGAAATATGGTGAGGGAAGCTTTTACGGGAACGAAGGGCTTTGTGGGTCGAACCCATTACCTACTTGTTCGTTCACAGCGACGCCATCCTCAGAGGACCCTGCTCAGACTGTGCCGTCCAACCCGAGCTCATTGCCCCAAGCACCCATAATCGGCGAAACCAAGAAGCATTCACGGAAGGGACTAAGTCCTGGAGCTATAGTAGCCATTGTGATTGCGAATTGCGTCGcgttgttggtgataatttcaTTCGTCGTGGCCCACTTCTGTGCCAGAGATCGGAGTTCGAATTCCATGGTGGGTAGTGAAAATGGGAAGAGAAGAAGAAGTGGGAGTAGCTATGGCAGTGAAAAGAGAGTGTACGCTAACGGAGGTGCAGATAGCGATGGGACCAATGCTACGGATCGTAGCAAGCTTGTATTTTTCGATAGGAGGAAGCCATTTGAGCTCGAGGATTTGCTCCGAGCGTCTGCCGAAATGCTTGGGAAAGGAAGCTTGGGGACCGTTTATAAGGCGGTGCTCGATGATGGATCTACGGTGGCTGTGAAGAGACTCAAGGACGCTAACCCATGTGCTCGGAAAGATTTCGAGCAATATATGGATGTAATAGGGAAGCTTAAGCACCCAAACATAGTGAGACTAAGAGCTTACTACTACGCTAAGGAGGAAAAGCTTCTGGTCTATGATTATCTTCCCAACGGAAGCTTGCACTCACTTCTTCATG GAAATCGTGGTCCTGGTAGAATTCCTTTGGATTGGACGACAAGGATAAGCTTGGTATTGGGTGCAGCTCGTGGGCTTGCTAAGATTCATGAAGAATATAGTGATTCAAAGATACCACATGGAAATGTTAAATCTTCGAATGTGCTACTCGACAAGAATGGTGTGGCTTGCTTCTCTGACTTCGGACTGTCTCTGCTTCTCAACCCAGTTCATGCCATAGCAAGATTGGGAGGGTACAGAGCTCCAGAACAAGCAGAGGTCAAGAGGCTCTCTCAGAAAGCCGATGTGTACAGCTTCGGTGTGTTGTTATTGGAAGTTCTTACAGGGAGAGCTCCGTCCCAATACCCTTCACCGACTCGGCCTCGTGTTGAGGAAGAAGAACAAGCAGTGGACCTCCCAAAATGGGTTCGATCAGTGGTGAAGGAAGAGTGGACAGGGGAGGTGTTCGATCAAGAGCTTTTGAGGTACAAGAACATTGAAGAAGAACTTGTGTCTATGCTCCATGTGGGGTTGGCATGTGTGGTTCCACAGCCCGAGAAGAGGCCTTCAATGGCAGAAGTGACTAAGATGATTGAGGATATCAGGGTGGAACAGTCTCCTCTCGGAGAGGATTACGACGAATCTCGCAATTCGCTTTCGCCTTCACTTGCCACCACAGAAGATGGGCTGCCTTGA